The Takifugu flavidus isolate HTHZ2018 chromosome 16, ASM371156v2, whole genome shotgun sequence genome contains the following window.
AGCTTCACAAATCATCATATATACCAAGTTATTTATTCCATCAAATGAAATATTTGGTCTGAAACAATGATTTCTATAGATTTCAGTATTTTATCTcctattgtgtgtttttttttcttttttttctttttttctgcgACTGATAAATATGAGCACTTGTGAGAGACTGGGAAGTCTGGGCGGGGAAGCGTCCCTGGTGTGgggcgccctcttgtggtggtGGACAGAATTCATTCTTCATAAACTCGCTTGCTGGAAGCCTGCGAGAACCGTTTGGCTCTTGCTCAGCACCACTGTAGCTTAGCTACATTCCAGTGGTGATAGCTGGAAATATTGCATCACTTACAAGGTGCAAGATGACCCTGAACATATTTCTAttcattcatttccttttttcagtCCCTAATGATATTTACATGACAGTATAAAAACAATAACGTaggaataagaagaagaagaatgcaCAAGCCTTGCACAATGTCAGGTGTCTACCATACTTGCCAATGGCTGCACAGGCAGTTAGAGTTAGTCAGTAGGTTAGTCAGTAAACATGCCGTTTTCTACCACATTGACCTACACATACATTTAGACATTAGATTAAGCAAAACAAGACTACCTTCAAGGTGACATTTATTGAAGCATGCTTTGTTCAGGCCATTACACTATGGGATCATTTTTAGCTAATAAGGAGTCTGAACTTTGGTGTTTATGTTTATTTCTGCATATTCTCTTGCAGCGTTAGTTCTGTTcttgctctggaaacacaccactctgctgtgctgctttctAAGAAGCAATGGATGCCTCGAGTGCTGgacatcagtcagtcagtcagtcagtcagtcagtcagtcagtcagtcagtcagtcagtcagtcagtcagtcagtcagtcagtcagtcagtcctaACCTCAAGATAGCAGACCCCAGATAATATTAGGCAGGCTGGGTAACAGGCTTATTTTAATAACTGAATACTATGACAAGAAAGAAGACAAGTAAAATTAACTTTATTCCATGAATTGCTCTATTGAATCAGACTATATTGTGTTCACcctgacagaaaacaaacaataatcAAAAATCCCACAATGATTTATGCTGACGTCACTTCCTGGGAGAACTACCATGTGTGCCACTGTGCACATTTCTTCTGGTCTCTGGACAAAGATAAACCATATAGATTAGATAAACCACATACTGTAGATAGATTGGAAGCGGCTGGGCGTCGCTGATGATGCGCTGTAGCTCTTCACCAGTGTTGCACCAGCTccccagcagatggcagcaaacCTCCCATGACCTTTTCTGCTGACTACCacgtcctctcctctgtcctgaaGGTCACCGAGCATGTGCGTCTTCGTCCTCTCATGTGCACTCAAAAGCAAAGGTCCCTCTGGTGTCTCCTCAGCTCTATTCTGCTCAATGTTATATAACAATTTCTCACTTTTTATTccgcatgcacacaaacatatTGTTGTTAATATACACGCATTTGTCAATgcaaaaaaatacatcaaaacGAAACTGAGCCTTATTTATATGACCTAATAGGTTCCATTTGAATTACAAGAGGAGATGATAACAAATGTTTTACATCAGCAACGGCTGCTAATTAGCAACAATAGCACATTTATTTCCCTCCAAATTAATTAGCATTGTTAGCGTTGGTTCTCTTCTGAAGCTAAGAAAAGCAACAGGTCAACACTTTAAACATTGGTTGTTAAATTCAAACACATATACAACATAAATGATTCAACACCCTTCATGACATTCTACAACATGAACAACGCGATTTCAATTATACTTTGCACATAGAAACTTTCCTATTGTCAGTCATTTAATTACATACAGTATTTCTATAGACGTCATACATCCATGTCACCCCTGCaatataataaaacaataaaataatagaaaCAGAATCACATACATGCACAGCCAATCCAACCCCAATAGCACAATGACGTTTTCCCCTTTACTCTCACCAGGTAGGTTTCATTAGGAAGGAGTTCATACTGGTGCGGCGTGACTGCTCACATGCACGTCCACTGCTGTGTGCCAACAATGTTGCTGTTCTTTGTAGCTGTTGCAGTGTTTTGCCTTGGCTCCTGTGAGAACGAACCCCTACGCGCCTATTCTCCAGGGGACATCACCATTGGAGGCCTCTTCCCTGTTCACAGGAAAACCAACAGGAGTATGAGACACGGACCTCTATCCTGCAGTGCGTAAGTGCTTAACCAGCCCTAAAATCTTATTGGTCTATAAATAATTTCACTTTTTACATGATTGTGTGGTCATTTCTTAAAAGATATGATCTCAGAACATTCCTGCACACTCAAGTGATGATATACTCCATCGGTGAAGTAAACCAGCGAATGGCAAGGCTTCTACCCAACTTCACAGTGGGGTATGACATCTACGACACCTGTGGGGACGTCAGCTTCGCCATCAGAGCTACACTCCAGCTTCTGAAGACCTCGGAGGACTCTGAAGGGTGTTTTGTACCCGAAGGCTACCCGTCTCCTTTGAGAGAACCCAAAATCAAGGCAGTGATTGGTGAAAACTATTCCGAGGTGTCGACTGTCGTTGCACGCATTTTGGCCCTGTCCTCGGTGGCccaggtttgttttctttgtttttgattCTGCAATCTATTCTGAATTCATAATAAATCACCAACTTCTCCCAATAGATTAGTTATTCATCAACTAGTGAGCAACTCAGCAGGAAGTTGAAGTTCCCCACGTTTCTGCGAACAATATCGAGTGATGAGCATCAGACAAAGGCCATCGCTCGGCTGGTGAAGCTGTTTAACTGGAAAACAGTGGCTATTGTAGGAAGTGACGACGAGTACGGGAAGTACGGCAGCGACCACATCGTTGAGCTGTTGGGGGAAATGGGAGATGTCTGCATTGACTTTGTAGACATCCTGCCTGACTACTTCTCCCAAAACAGTTTGAAAGCCCAGGCAAAGCTTGCTGAGCTGTTGAGCAATATCAATACATCCGCTGCTGAGGCCATCATCATGTTCACCAAGGATGCAAATGTTGATGTCATCATGAACGCGGCCATTAAAAACCACCTGAATAGAACTTGGATTGCAAGCGATTCGTGGTCCACCTCCACAAAGGTCTCCACACTGCCAGGCATCGACAAGGCCGGAGAGGTTTTTGGGTTTATTTCTAAGAGGAACGAGGTGCCTGGATTTAAAGATTACATCATCTCCAAGTTTAATGGCACCACTAATGCTATGCTGGAGCATTACTTGTCACACTATCCTCTTTGCTCTAACCAGTCTGAGGAGAACATGCAAGGCAACTGTTCCCAAAAAAACAGGCAACAGGACACAGTGCAGTGTCAGGACTTAAACTGCTTGGCCACCTTCGTCGACCAGGATAAATCCTACAATATCTACTTGGCTGTTCAGGTCATTGCAGAGGCTCTCAGGCACTTGCTAAAATGTGACAACTCCCAGTGTAAAAACAAAGGCAAAGTTTCAACCTTGGAGGTATTGTAGTTTCTCTCTTCTGTTCAATAGATTTAATTGATGAGATAAATCATTAAGTATCCCTTGTTCAGTTAACGCTGAGAAGGCTAAGTAGCAGGCCAGTTGATTTCTTGGTTTTCAGTCAGCGTGGTAAGCTAGCATAACCGGATACACGATAAATGGTTATTTTTAAAGATTACCAACAAAATTTGTACGATTTTATTAACCAGCATGTACTTAGGCAACTATCcgcagatttatttatttattttaattaatttcatGATACGTAATGCCCTGTTTACACTGAAATGAAAGTAAATGTGTAGTTAGCTCTATATTCCTTTGGATAGTCAGCAAATTCAAAACTTACATTTGAAAACTATCATAAGACTAATGCCCACATGAGCTTCCCTGTGTCTGTGCTTAAGATCACATTTTACAAAAATTGTCAAACCCCTTCTCCTGATTCTAAGTATTTAATCAATTATTTGTCATGCAATTTAattcaattctttttttaaaaccagtcCTTGGAGAGGTGATCACAAAACGTGttgatttaaaatgaatgaCGTTTTTCTCTCTACAGCTTCTTAAGGAAATCCAGAAAGTCAACGTGACTgtggacaacacacacatatattttgATGCCAATGGAGACCCCAGTTTAGGATATGATATTGTATATTGGAGCATGGGAGAAGCCAAGCAGGGTGCACATATAAGAACCATTGGGGAATACTGGCCAGATTCTGAGATTAAAATCCCAAATGACCTTGTTATTAGCAAGAGCAGTGCGATGGTAAGTTAAAGAGTTGAGAGTACATTTGTTTCCCCCTTAACATCAGCCGATATTATGttgcacatgtttttgtttcttgtctAAGGTTACTGCTTTCAACTGCTCTAAAACGTGTAAACCGGGACATGAGTTAAAACAGCAAAGCAAACGCTGCTGCACTGACTGTGTTCCATGTGCGGACGGAGAGTTTTCTGCTGGAAACGGTTGGGGTTTGGTGtttcctttacacacacacacacacacacacacacacacacacacacacacacacacacacacacacactcactgtgtGGTTTTGTTCGATTAGTAAAAAACAAAGAGTAAATTATGAGCATCTTTGGAATGTGCATCTAGTTTATGCAGGGGAACTACAAGATGATCTCCAACAAGATCAAAGTTATTACTACTTCTGTACTCAAGTTTTCTGGTGGTTTGGGCCAAATGATGGACTGTGACTTGCCTCGAGCGTATCCATAAACACGCTCCAGCATTCCCGTCATTCGCAAACAAGGCAAAATGGAAGTGGTTCTAggtaaaatgaccaaaaaatgCAATTCTTTCATTGCATTTTCAATTGGAATTTTCCCATTATATGCATTGAAAGTGTTGATTTGTCTCATTTATTGACAAAGTTGCACATTACATTCAAATGGTGAAGATAGCATCTTCAAAATGGTTTTATGCCAAAATTGCAACACGAAAATAATCCGTCAGTTTATAAAAGGAAATGTTTCATATCCAGTTTTGCCAGTGAGCTGCTAAATCCCACCAATTCTTAAATTGACATCCT
Protein-coding sequences here:
- the LOC130540126 gene encoding G-protein coupled receptor family C group 6 member A-like, with amino-acid sequence MHVHCCVPTMLLFFVAVAVFCLGSCENEPLRAYSPGDITIGGLFPVHRKTNRSMRHGPLSCSAYDLRTFLHTQVMIYSIGEVNQRMARLLPNFTVGYDIYDTCGDVSFAIRATLQLLKTSEDSEGCFVPEGYPSPLREPKIKAVIGENYSEVSTVVARILALSSVAQISYSSTSEQLSRKLKFPTFLRTISSDEHQTKAIARLVKLFNWKTVAIVGSDDEYGKYGSDHIVELLGEMGDVCIDFVDILPDYFSQNSLKAQAKLAELLSNINTSAAEAIIMFTKDANVDVIMNAAIKNHLNRTWIASDSWSTSTKVSTLPGIDKAGEVFGFISKRNEVPGFKDYIISKFNGTTNAMLEHYLSHYPLCSNQSEENMQGNCSQKNRQQDTVQCQDLNCLATFVDQDKSYNIYLAVQVIAEALRHLLKCDNSQCKNKGKVSTLELLKEIQKVNVTVDNTHIYFDANGDPSLGYDIVYWSMGEAKQGAHIRTIGEYWPDSEIKIPNDLVISKSSAMVTAFNCSKTCKPGHELKQQSKRCCTDCVPCADGEFSAGNGKECHHCGAGKYSSPQRDTCLTRTVEFLHWLDPFAIILSCFDVFGIILTTVFAVLFTIHRNTPIVKAVGGYLSFLELFSLLVCLFTAFSFIGVPTSVSCMVGMPGFCIAFSLCISCILANLLQILVGFSFDPKMRSWVTKLNQPLAVVTILPGIQVALCVPWLYLSPPFPNQTILGKNFLMQCNKGSNQFFIAMLSYNAFLGLSCFLFAFKGKRLPDLYKNAVLITTSMTLFLIIWIIFIPIYTSLFGKYKQAIESAAIIISSYSILGCHFAPKCYIMVFRKEINNENAITKYIRQHYEQKNMSVVKS